The sequence GTTCTCGATGGTGTGCAGGGCGGCCTCGCGGACCGCTTCGACCAGGGCCCGGGAGATCTCGGCGCCGGTCGCGTCGCCGCCCGCGTGGGCGATGCGGCGGCGGTGGTGGCCGCCCTCGCGGGTCAGCGCTATGTCGCCGCTGTCGGTGGTGTCGAAGAGGGCGCCGGTGGTGATCAGACGGCGTACGGCGTCGGGGCCCTCGGTGACCAGGGTCCGTACGGCCTCCTCGTCGCAGAGGCCCGCGCCCGCGACCAGGGTGTCGTCGAGGTGCTGCTCGGGGGTGTCGCCCTCGCCGAGCGCCGCGGCGATGCCGCCCTGGGCCCAGCGGGTCGATCCGTCGTCGAGGCGCGCCTTGGTGACGACCACGGTGTCCAGGCCGGCGGCCGCGCAGCGCAGGGCCGTGGTGAGACCGGCGACCCCGGAGCCGACCACCACGACGTCCGCGTCGATGGCCCAGCCGGGGGCGGGGGCGGTCAGCCGTATTCCGGTCACGTCAGGGCTCCGAAGGTGAGGGGGATGTTGTCGATGAGGCGGGTGTCCCCGACCCGGGCGGCGACGGCGAGGATCGCCTCCCCGCTCTCGCGGTCGTCGGGGATCTCGGTGAAGTCCGCCGGGTCGACCAGGGCGAGATAGTCCAGGACGAGCGGGTGCCTGCCCCGGGTGGCGGCCTCTTCCAGGATCGCGCGTGCGGTGGCCCGTACGGCGGCGGGCGCCCCGTTGGGCCGGGCCAGCGCGACGGCCTGGGCGTCGGCGGCGGCGCGGGCCTCGCCGAGCTTGTTGAGCCCGGCGGCCCGGTCGCCGCCGGGGGCGGTGGCCTTGGCCCGCTCGTGCAGGGCCTGCTGGGCGGCGAGCCGGTCCTGGGCAGCGAACAGGGCGCGGGGCAGGGCGAGGGCGGTGTGCCGCTCCTGCGGGGACAGGAACCGGTTGCGGCTGGAGAGCGCGAGGCCGTCGGGGTCGCGGACGGTGGGGACGCCGGTGATCTGGACGCCGAAGTTCAGGTCGCGGACCATGCGGCGGATCAGGGCGAGCTGCTGGGCGTCCTTCTGCCCGTAGAACGCCTCGTCGGGGCGGGTCAGGTGGAGGAGCTTGGCGACGACGGTGAGCATGCCGTCGAAGTGGCCGGGGCGGGAAGCGCCTTCGAGCCGCTCGCCCATGGGGCCCGCGGTGATCCTCACCTGGGGCTCGCCGCCGGGGTAGACCTCGTCCACACCGGGGGCGAAGACGGCGTCGGCGCCGGCGGCCGCGGCGGTGGCCAGGTCGGCGTCCAGGGTGCGCGGGTAGCGGTCGAGGTCGGCCGCCTCACCGAACTGGAGCGGGTTCACGAAGACGGTGACCACGACCTGGCCGTCCGGCCCCGCGGCCGCGCGGGCGGCGCGGATCAGGGTGGCGTGGCCCTCGTGGAGGGCGCCCATGGTCATGACGACGGCCCGCTCGGCCCCGGCGGGGCGGGGGAGGGCGTCCAGCTCGGCGGCGGTGCGGAGGAGGGCGGGGGTTCCTTGAGAGGTTGCGCCCTCGGGGGCCGTGGGGCCCTGGGGGGCGGTGCCCTGGGGGCCCGCGGGGCCGGTGTTTCCCGTACGGCTGCTGGTGGTCATCGGGTCTCCCCCGGCCCCGGGCCGCCCGGGCGGCTCTCCTGGTCGGCCAGGGCGACGAGCAGGTCCTCCGCCAGCTCCGGCTTGAGCAGGCCGTGGGCCAGCGCCCGGTCGGCCGTGGCGCGGGCCATCGCGAGATAGCCCCCGACCATCTGGGGGGCGTGCGCGCGCAGCTCGCCGACGTGGGCGGCGACCGTGCCCGCGTCGCCCCGGGCCACCGGGCCGGTCAGCGCGGCGTCGCCGGAGCGCAGGGCGTTGTCCAGGGCGGCGCCCAGGAGCGGGCCGAGCATCCGGTCCGGGGCGGTGACCCCGGCCTTGGCCAGCAGCTCCATCGACTCGGCGACCAGGGTGACCAGGTGGTTCGCGCCCAGGGCGAGGGCCGCGTGGTAGAGCGGGCGGGACTCCTCGGCGATCCACTCCGGCTCGCCGCCCATCTCGATGACCAGCGCCTCGGCGGCCAGCCGCAGCTCCTCGGGGGCGGTGACCCCGAACGAGCAGCCCGCGAGCCGCTGGACGTCGACGGACGAGCCGGTGAACGTCATCGCCGGGTGCAGCGCGAGCGGCAGGGCCCCGGCCCGCAGCGCGGGGTCCAGGACCCGGGCTCCGTACCGCCCGGAAGTGTGGACGAGGAGCTGTCCCGGCCGTACGGCACCGGTCTCGGCGAGCCCCTCGACCAGGCCCGGGAGCGCGTCGTCGGGGACGGTGAGCAGCACCAGCTCGGCGCGGGCGAGCACCTCGGCGGGCGTCACCACGGGGACGTCGGGGAGCAGGGCGGCCGCGCGGCGCCGGGAGGCGTCGGAGACGCCCGAGACGGCCACCGGTCGGTGACCGGCGAGCTGGAGCGCGGCGGCGAGTGCGGGACCGACGCGGCCCGCTCCCACGACGCCGACGGTGAGGCGGGCGGGGCGGTCCCTCGCGTCGAGGGGTTCCTTCGGAACTGTCGTATTCACGCGGCGATGGCCTTCCGTTCCAGTCCGCGGGGGGTACCGGACGATTTCTCTGCATGCTACGCCAGCGTTTCGACGAAGCCCGCCCACCGCCCACAGCCTGTGGATAACTCTGCGGAGCGGGCGGGAATCGCAGGGGCGTGCCGTCAGTGGTCCGGGGGATGATCGTCCCATGACAGCCATGGATGAGCAGGAGCAGCGGCGGCGCCGACTGGCCGCCTGGCGGGGGTCGCACCGGATGCTGGCGCGCCGGTCCACGGACCGCACGGTGGGCGAGGGGCTCGCGGCGCTGATGGCCGGGGTGGGGGCCGGTTCCGGCACTGGAGCCGGTTCCGCTTCCGAGGTCGGGGCCGGTCTCGGTTCGGGGGCCGGTTCCGGTTTCGTACACGATCCGGACGACGCGGTGGATGTGTACGGCGGCGGGGTCGTCGCGGACCTGGAGCGGCGGGTGGCCGGGCTGCTGGGGACGGAGGCGGCGGCGTTCTTCCCGACCGGCACCATGGCCCAGCAGGTCGCGCTGCGGTGCTGGGCGGGGCGTACGGGCAACGCGACGGTGGCACTGCACCCCCTGGCCCACCCGGAGCTGCACGAGGAGGGGTCGCTCGGGGCGGTGAGCGGGCTGCGGACGGTGCACCTGACGTCGGCGGCCCGGATGCCGAGCGCGGAGGAGGTGCGGGACCACCCGGAGCCGTTCGGCACGCTGATGCTGGAGCTGCCGTTGCGGGACGCCGGTTTCGTACTGCCCACGTGGGACGAGCTGGAGGCGGTCGTGGCCGCGGCCCGGGAGCGGGACGCGGTGGTGCACCTGGACGGGGCGCGGCTCTGGGAGTGCACCGAACACTTCGCGCGTGACCTTCAGGAGATCGCGGCGCTCGCGGACAGCGTGTACGTGTCCTTCTACAAGTCGCTGGACGGGCTGTCGGGGGCGGTGCTGGCGGGCCCGGACGCGCTGGTGGAGGAGGCGCGGGTGTGGCGCCACCGGTACGGGGGCCAGGTCTTCCAGCAGTACCCGGCGGCGCTCTCCGCCCTGCTCGGCCTGGAGAAGGAGCTGCCACGGCTGCCGTCGTACGTGGCCCACGCGAAGGTGGTGGCGTCGGCGATGGCGGAGGGGTTCGCGGCGGCGGGGGTGCCGTGGTTCCGGGTCCATCCGGAGCCGCCGCACACGCACCAGTTCCAGGTCTGGCTGCCGTACGGGGCCGAGGTGCTGGACGAGGCGTCGTTGCGGCAGGCGGAGGAGACGGGGGTGACGCTGTTCCGGCGGTGGGGTTCCGGGGCGGCCGGGCTGCCGCCGGGGGTGTCGGTGACCGAGGTGACGGTGGCCGGGGCCGGGCTGGAGTGGTCGGCGGAGGATGTGCGGGAGGCGGTGGGGGTGTTCGTGGGCTTGCTGAAGTAGGGGCCTTGTCGAGTCACCGGACCCCGTCCTCAGGGTTCCGTCCTCAGGGTTCCGTCCTCAGGCTTTCCGCCCTCAAGCGCCGGACGGGCTGGATTGGTCGGACGGGCTGGAGCGGCCGCGGACGGGCTGATGTGCCGTCGGCGGGTGCGTCAGCCAGTGGTGGTACAGGTCGCGCAACGTTCTGCGGTCGTGGCGGCCCGGCGGAGGCGGGGCGGGTTCGCCCAGCCGGGCCGCGCGGTAGGTGTCGAGCATGTGCTGCTGGATGGCGTCCATGCATCCAGCGTCCGCCCGTCACCGCAGGTCCGCGCGTTGATTGACGGCCGCCGTCAAATGGGGCGACGCCTCGCCCGCGTACCCGCACCATGGGACACGTGAGCGTGAACATAGACATCGCCGGCCTGCCCTCCGACCGCATCGTTTTCGCGGTCTCCCCGCTCACCGAGCTGGGGGACGCACTGCACGCGCTCTCCGAGCCCGGCCACCACCCCGGCGTGCACGGCTGGGCCACCGCGACCTCGGCCGCGCTGGAGCCCGATCTCGCCGACCGGCTGCTGGAGGCGGAGTTCCTCTGGCGCCACACCTTCTCCGACATCTTCCTGCCGTACGCCGGGGTGCGCGGCGGCGACGGCAGGCCCGGGGCGAGCCTCGCCGAGGACCTGGACATCCTGGACCGGATCGACGACGAACGGTTCGTCACCTCGGCGCTGGAGTTCACCTGCGCCGGGCTGGTGGAGCCGGGCAACCCCTCCCCCCTGACGAACGCCGCGATGCGGGCCCGAGCCCTGGACATGGCGGCGGCGCGCGGGCCACGGCAGGTGAAGTTCACCGAGCGGCTGCTGGCCGACCCCGTCCGCGTACGCGGCTGGATC is a genomic window of Streptomyces sp. SID8374 containing:
- the panC gene encoding pantoate--beta-alanine ligase — protein: MTTSSRTGNTGPAGPQGTAPQGPTAPEGATSQGTPALLRTAAELDALPRPAGAERAVVMTMGALHEGHATLIRAARAAAGPDGQVVVTVFVNPLQFGEAADLDRYPRTLDADLATAAAAGADAVFAPGVDEVYPGGEPQVRITAGPMGERLEGASRPGHFDGMLTVVAKLLHLTRPDEAFYGQKDAQQLALIRRMVRDLNFGVQITGVPTVRDPDGLALSSRNRFLSPQERHTALALPRALFAAQDRLAAQQALHERAKATAPGGDRAAGLNKLGEARAAADAQAVALARPNGAPAAVRATARAILEEAATRGRHPLVLDYLALVDPADFTEIPDDRESGEAILAVAARVGDTRLIDNIPLTFGALT
- a CDS encoding DUF2520 domain-containing protein, which translates into the protein MNTTVPKEPLDARDRPARLTVGVVGAGRVGPALAAALQLAGHRPVAVSGVSDASRRRAAALLPDVPVVTPAEVLARAELVLLTVPDDALPGLVEGLAETGAVRPGQLLVHTSGRYGARVLDPALRAGALPLALHPAMTFTGSSVDVQRLAGCSFGVTAPEELRLAAEALVIEMGGEPEWIAEESRPLYHAALALGANHLVTLVAESMELLAKAGVTAPDRMLGPLLGAALDNALRSGDAALTGPVARGDAGTVAAHVGELRAHAPQMVGGYLAMARATADRALAHGLLKPELAEDLLVALADQESRPGGPGPGETR
- a CDS encoding beta-eliminating lyase-related protein — its product is MTAMDEQEQRRRRLAAWRGSHRMLARRSTDRTVGEGLAALMAGVGAGSGTGAGSASEVGAGLGSGAGSGFVHDPDDAVDVYGGGVVADLERRVAGLLGTEAAAFFPTGTMAQQVALRCWAGRTGNATVALHPLAHPELHEEGSLGAVSGLRTVHLTSAARMPSAEEVRDHPEPFGTLMLELPLRDAGFVLPTWDELEAVVAAARERDAVVHLDGARLWECTEHFARDLQEIAALADSVYVSFYKSLDGLSGAVLAGPDALVEEARVWRHRYGGQVFQQYPAALSALLGLEKELPRLPSYVAHAKVVASAMAEGFAAAGVPWFRVHPEPPHTHQFQVWLPYGAEVLDEASLRQAEETGVTLFRRWGSGAAGLPPGVSVTEVTVAGAGLEWSAEDVREAVGVFVGLLK